The following coding sequences lie in one Desmodus rotundus isolate HL8 chromosome 1, HLdesRot8A.1, whole genome shotgun sequence genomic window:
- the LOC112321098 gene encoding survival motor neuron protein isoform X1: MAMGGGGGGGVPEQEDSVLFRRGTGQSDDSDVWDDTALIKAYDKAVASFKHALKNGDISEASNKPRGTPKRKPAKKNKNQKKNTTTSLKQWKVGDRCSAIWSEDGCVYPATIASIDFKRETCVVVYTGYGNREEQNLSDLLSPAPEVANNIEQNAQENENESQISTDESENSSRSPGNKPNNFKPKAAPWNYFLPPPPPIPRSGLGPGKSGLKFNGPPPPPPPPLPPHFLSCWLPPFPPGPPIIPPPPPICPDSPDDDDTLGSMLISWYMSGYHTGYYMGFKQNQKEGRCSHFN; the protein is encoded by the exons AGTGATGATTCTGACGTTTGGGATGATACAGCACTGATAAAAGCTTACGATAAAGCTGTGGCTTCATTTAAG CATGCTCTGAAGAATGGTGACATTTCTGAAGCTTCAAATAAACCAAGAGGCACGCCTAAAAGAAAACCTGctaagaagaataaaaaccagaaaaagaatacTACAACTTCCTTGAAGcag tGGAAAGTGGGTGACAGATGTTCTGCCATTTGGTCAGAAGATGGCTGCGTTTACCCAGCTACCATTGCTTCAattgattttaagagagaaaCCTGTGTTGTGGTTTACACAGGATATGGAAATAGAGAGGAGCAGAATCTGTCTGATCTACTATCCCCAGCGCCTGAAGTAGCTAATAATATAGAACAGAACGCTCAGGAG aatgaaaatgaaagtcaGATTTCAACAGATGAAAGTGAGAACTCCTCCAGGTCTCCTGGAAATAAACCAAATAACTTCAAGCCAAAAGCTGCTCCATGGAACTATTTCCTCCCTCCGCCACCCCCCATACCAAGATCAGGACTGGGACCAGGAAAG TCAGGTCTGAAATTCAAtggcccaccaccaccaccacctccgcCACTACCACCACACTTCCTGTCATGCTGgctgcctccatttcctcctggACCACCA ataattcccccaccacctcccataTGTCCAGATTCTCCTGATGATGATGATACTTTGGGAAGCATGTTAATCTCTTGGTACATGAGTGGCTATCACACTGGTTACTATATG ggtttcaaacaaaatcaaaaagaaggaagatgCTCACATTTTAATTAA
- the LOC112321098 gene encoding survival motor neuron protein isoform X3: MSLERRSDDSDVWDDTALIKAYDKAVASFKHALKNGDISEASNKPRGTPKRKPAKKNKNQKKNTTTSLKQWKVGDRCSAIWSEDGCVYPATIASIDFKRETCVVVYTGYGNREEQNLSDLLSPAPEVANNIEQNAQENENESQISTDESENSSRSPGNKPNNFKPKAAPWNYFLPPPPPIPRSGLGPGKSGLKFNGPPPPPPPPLPPHFLSCWLPPFPPGPPIIPPPPPICPDSPDDDDTLGSMLISWYMSGYHTGYYMGFKQNQKEGRCSHFN; this comes from the exons ATGTCTCTGGAAAGGCGA AGTGATGATTCTGACGTTTGGGATGATACAGCACTGATAAAAGCTTACGATAAAGCTGTGGCTTCATTTAAG CATGCTCTGAAGAATGGTGACATTTCTGAAGCTTCAAATAAACCAAGAGGCACGCCTAAAAGAAAACCTGctaagaagaataaaaaccagaaaaagaatacTACAACTTCCTTGAAGcag tGGAAAGTGGGTGACAGATGTTCTGCCATTTGGTCAGAAGATGGCTGCGTTTACCCAGCTACCATTGCTTCAattgattttaagagagaaaCCTGTGTTGTGGTTTACACAGGATATGGAAATAGAGAGGAGCAGAATCTGTCTGATCTACTATCCCCAGCGCCTGAAGTAGCTAATAATATAGAACAGAACGCTCAGGAG aatgaaaatgaaagtcaGATTTCAACAGATGAAAGTGAGAACTCCTCCAGGTCTCCTGGAAATAAACCAAATAACTTCAAGCCAAAAGCTGCTCCATGGAACTATTTCCTCCCTCCGCCACCCCCCATACCAAGATCAGGACTGGGACCAGGAAAG TCAGGTCTGAAATTCAAtggcccaccaccaccaccacctccgcCACTACCACCACACTTCCTGTCATGCTGgctgcctccatttcctcctggACCACCA ataattcccccaccacctcccataTGTCCAGATTCTCCTGATGATGATGATACTTTGGGAAGCATGTTAATCTCTTGGTACATGAGTGGCTATCACACTGGTTACTATATG ggtttcaaacaaaatcaaaaagaaggaagatgCTCACATTTTAATTAA
- the LOC112321098 gene encoding survival motor neuron protein isoform X2: MAMGGGGGGGVPEQEDSVLFRRGTGQSDDSDVWDDTALIKAYDKAVASFKHALKNGDISEASNKPRGTPKRKPAKKNKNQKKNTTTSLKWKVGDRCSAIWSEDGCVYPATIASIDFKRETCVVVYTGYGNREEQNLSDLLSPAPEVANNIEQNAQENENESQISTDESENSSRSPGNKPNNFKPKAAPWNYFLPPPPPIPRSGLGPGKSGLKFNGPPPPPPPPLPPHFLSCWLPPFPPGPPIIPPPPPICPDSPDDDDTLGSMLISWYMSGYHTGYYMGFKQNQKEGRCSHFN, encoded by the exons AGTGATGATTCTGACGTTTGGGATGATACAGCACTGATAAAAGCTTACGATAAAGCTGTGGCTTCATTTAAG CATGCTCTGAAGAATGGTGACATTTCTGAAGCTTCAAATAAACCAAGAGGCACGCCTAAAAGAAAACCTGctaagaagaataaaaaccagaaaaagaatacTACAACTTCCTTGA agtGGAAAGTGGGTGACAGATGTTCTGCCATTTGGTCAGAAGATGGCTGCGTTTACCCAGCTACCATTGCTTCAattgattttaagagagaaaCCTGTGTTGTGGTTTACACAGGATATGGAAATAGAGAGGAGCAGAATCTGTCTGATCTACTATCCCCAGCGCCTGAAGTAGCTAATAATATAGAACAGAACGCTCAGGAG aatgaaaatgaaagtcaGATTTCAACAGATGAAAGTGAGAACTCCTCCAGGTCTCCTGGAAATAAACCAAATAACTTCAAGCCAAAAGCTGCTCCATGGAACTATTTCCTCCCTCCGCCACCCCCCATACCAAGATCAGGACTGGGACCAGGAAAG TCAGGTCTGAAATTCAAtggcccaccaccaccaccacctccgcCACTACCACCACACTTCCTGTCATGCTGgctgcctccatttcctcctggACCACCA ataattcccccaccacctcccataTGTCCAGATTCTCCTGATGATGATGATACTTTGGGAAGCATGTTAATCTCTTGGTACATGAGTGGCTATCACACTGGTTACTATATG ggtttcaaacaaaatcaaaaagaaggaagatgCTCACATTTTAATTAA